In Dysidea avara chromosome 3, odDysAvar1.4, whole genome shotgun sequence, a single window of DNA contains:
- the LOC136249203 gene encoding chitin synthase chs-2-like, which translates to MIFQKIRLSFLTTGADIEFTCDSVVALLDILARDGGVGAVCARTHPLGDGPVVWYQKFDYAIGHWFQKAAEHILGSVLCCPGCSSVFRVLALERNDDGEQVVNGEGKSVLETYGSSVENGFDFLTKDMGEDRWLCTLLIQDGWRLEYSAVSQDSTYCPDNFEEFYKQRRRWIPSTLANLAEVIGNYDRITANNDSITMLFILYEFLIVFSSLISPATVILIIVTGLRAIDESLDEISLIVVLSIVSVLYGALCVYATDKTQLMAAKVLTLIFSIIMAVVISGVVTDTINSAINGNPTGPHSNNNDMSNHTNNTDHHFQFPVGISVIYTGIFAATFIIAGFLHFDEIFCF; encoded by the coding sequence ATGATATTCCAAAAAATAAGGCTTTCATTTCTGACTACCGGTGCTGATATTGAATTTACTTGTGACTCGGTTGTAGCCCTTCTTGATATTCTTGCTCGTGATGGTGGGGTTGGTGCAGTGTGTGCCCGAACACATCCACTAGGAGATGGCCCAGTTGTTTGGTATCAGAAATTTGATTACGCCATTGGCCATTGGTTTCAGAAGGCTGCTGAACATATTCTAGGGTCTGTACTGTGTTGTCCAGGATGTTCTAGTGTGTTCAGAGTTTTGGCATTGGAAAGAAATGATGATGGAGAACAAGTAGTTAATGGAGAAGGAAAATCTGTGCTAGAAACTTATGGAAGCAGTGTGGAAAATGGGTTTGATTTCTTAACCAAAGACATGGGAGAGGACAGGTGGTTATGCACACTACTAATACAAGATGGATGGAGACTAGAATATTCAGCTGTCTCCCAAGACAGTACGTATTGTCCAGATAATTTTGAAGAATTTTATAAGCAACGTCGGAGATGGATACCGTCCACCCTGGCAAACTTGGCAGAAGTGATTGGTAATTATGACAGAATTACTGCTAACAATGACTCCATCACGATGTTGTTTATTTTGTATGAGTTCTTGATAGTTTTTTCGTCTCTGATATCTCCAGCAACAGTAATCCTTATCATTGTTACAGGGTTAAGAGCTATTGATGAAAGCTTAGATGAAATATCTCTCATTGTAGTGCTGTCCATAGTCAGTGTATTGTATggtgcattgtgtgtgtatgcaacAGACAAGACACAACTGATGGCTGCTAAGGTATTAACACTGATTTTTTCCATAATAATGGCCGTGGTTATATCAGGAGTTGTGACAGACACTATCAATTCTGCTATTAATGGAAATCCAACTGGCCCTCatagtaataacaatgatatgtCAAATCACACAAACAACACTGACCATCATTTCCAGTTTCCAGTTGGGATTAGTGTTATTTACACTGGCATATTTGCTGCTACATTCATAATAGCTGGGTTTCTTCActttgatgaaatattttgctTTTAG
- the LOC136249202 gene encoding chitin synthase chs-2-like: MFAWIACTLQSWAFLIPMLLSTPTSFLWYLGCAEGHQIFPFKKNYFVDWNIEWYVLVVASLLWISQYLAFAYHIFKNSDDVLANEEDLVWMPHYNSVFLEQQLVLNKKTAITGYSSEYNSTSLQRIREQSKDNYVFICSTMYHENEVEMRQLLRSINNVTKSNSQQNNRNHKYESHIFFDNACSGTHLNNYVMQLLGLLEKTLDIHPKDAKVFKMPYGIQLKYRLKGSDMPFHIHLKDNNKVKRKKRWSQVMYMNYIIRHRIVKDDIPKNKAFILTTDADIEFTCDSVVALLDILARDGGVGAVCARTHPLGDGPVVWYQKFDYAIGHWFQKAAEHILGSVLCCPGCFSVFRVLALERNDDGEQVVNGEGKSVLETYGSSVENGFDFLTKDMGEDRWLCTLLIQDGWRLEYSAVSQDSTYCPDNFEEFYKQRRRWIPSTLANLAEVIGNYDRITANNDSITMLFILYEFLIVFSSLISPATVILIIVTGLRAIDESLDEVSLIVVLSIVSVLYGALCVYATDKTQLMAAKVLTLIFSIIMAVVISGVVTDTINSAINGNPTGPHSNNNDMSNHTNNTDHHFQFPVGISVIYTGIFAATFTIAGFLHFDEIFCLFHFIWYLLCLPSGYLFLLIYSVCNINNEKWGTREEASPKNGDLVGWVDYFVSLWHKFLDSFCIKCFKRKPPTVPEEPSDQPTTVNHKVDDLHPEPKLSEGVINWLEEIRCDKCYEETFRCEGYTEKEFIATMNMKDIEEIGITKRGYKVKLEREAKKLPTPEIQASVPESVSYWLDSLRLPQYKTLFETEGYSTVDDVESLKGLTEDDLRDIGITRRAHLNQLMLGLRYLQYPSNLDIRINKTRAQMEIALKDNSINVRDSEEYSFWEDLVAKKLKPESANLSKVEELKKSLRDLRNFCLLIVLLTNIMWIVFLYTLVFEALAKYNLPVRAFSLLFLLIFSVIVLIQFIAMLFHRFITLLHVLAGIRPTRKDIASSDWVDVSLMPQS; this comes from the exons ATGTTTGCGTGGATTGCATGTACTTTACAATCTTGGGCATTTCTTATTCCAATGCTACTTTCCACACCGACATCATTTTTGTGGTATTTAGGATGTGCAGAAGGACATCAAATATttccatttaaaaaaaattattttgttgacTGGAACATTGAGTGGTATGTTCTAGTAGTAGCTTCCTTGCTTTGGATTTCACAATATTTAGCATTTGCGTATCACATATTTAAAAACTCTGATGATGTTTTAGCTAATGAGGAAGATTTGGTTTGGATGCCACATTACAATAGTGTGTTTTTAGAGCAACAGTTGGTGCTTAACAAGAAAACTGCAATAACCGGGTATTCTTCAGAGTACAATAGTACTTCACTGCAGAGGATCAGAGAACAATCCAAAGATAATTATGTTTTCATTTGTTCCACTATGTACCATGAAAATGAAGTTGAGATGAGGCAACTGTTGAGGTCAATCAACAATGTCACTAAATCTAATAGCCAACAGAACAACAGAAATCACAAATACGAGTCTCACATCTTTTTTGATAATGCTTGTAGTGGCACACATCTGAATAACTATGTCATGCAGTTGCTTGGTTTGCTTGAAAAAACACTTGATATTCACCCTAAAGATGCTAAAGTTTTTAAAATGCCTTATGGGATACAGCTAAAATATAGGCTGAAAGGAAGCGATATGCCCTTTCACATTCACTTAAAAGATAACAATAAAGTAAAGAGAAAAAAACGATGGAGCCAAGTCATGTATATGAATTATATTATTAGGCATCGGATTGTTAAAGATGATATTCCAAAAAATAAGGCTTTCATTCTGACTACCGATGCTGATATTGAATTTACTTGTGACTCGGTTGTAGCCCTTCTTGATATTCTTGCTCGTGATGGTGGGGTTGGTGCAGTGTGTGCCCGAACACATCCACTAGGAGATGGTCCAGTTGTTTGGTATCAGAAATTTGATTACGCCATTGGCCATTGGTTTCAGAAGGCTGCTGAACATATTCTAGGGTCTGTACTGTGTTGTCCAGGATGTTTTAGTGTGTTCAGAGTTTTGGCATTGGAAAGAAATGATGATGGAGAGCAAGTAGTTAATGGAGAAGGAAAGTCTGTGCTAGAAACGTATGGAAGCAGTGTGGAAAATGGGTTTGATTTCTTAACCAAAGACATGGGAGAGGACAGGTGGTTATGCACACTACTAATACAAGATGGATGGAGACTAGAATATTCAGCTGTCTCCCAAGACAGTACGTATTGTCCAGATAATTTTGAAGAATTTTATAAGCAACGTCGGAGATGGATACCGTCCACCCTGGCAAACTTGGCAGAAGTGATTGGTAATTATGACAGAATTACTGCTAACAATGACTCCATCACAATGTTGTTTATTTTGTATGAGTTCTTGATAGTTTTTTCGTCTCTGATATCTCCAGCAACAGTAATCCTTATCATTGTTACAGGGTTAAGAGCTATTGATGAAAGCTTAGATGAAGTATCTCTCATTGTAGTGCTGTCCATAGTCAGTGTATTGTATggtgcattgtgtgtgtatgcaacAGACAAGACACAACTGATGGCTGCTAAGGTATTAACACTGATTTTTTCCATAATAATGGCCGTGGTTATATCAGGAGTTGTGACAGATACTATCAATTCTGCTATTAATGGAAATCCAACTGGCCCTCatagtaataacaatgatatgtCAAATCACACAAACAACACTGACCATCATTTCCAATTTCCAGTTGGAATTAGTGTTATTTACACTGGCATATTTGCTGCTACATTCACAATAGCTGGGTTTCTTCActttgatgaaatattttgctTGTTTCACTTCATCTGGTATCTTCTCTGCTTACCATCAGGTTATTTATTCCTATTAATATATTCTGTTTGTAATATTAACAATGAGAAGTGGGGTACCAGAGAAGAAGCAAGTCCTAAAAATGGTGATTTGGTTGGCTGGGTTGATTACTTCGTTAGTTTATGGCACAAGTTTCTTGATTCATTTTGTATCAAATGCTTCAAAAGAAAACCACCTACAGTACCTGAGGAACCTAGTGATCAACCAACAACAGTCAATCACAAAGTAGATGACTTACATCCAGAACCAAAGTTGTCTGAAGGAGTGATAAATTGGCTGGAAGAGATACGATGTGAT AAATGCTATGAAGAAACATTCAGATGTGAAGGCTACACTGAAAAGGAGTTTATTGCTACAATGAACATGAAA GATATTGAAGAAATTGGAATTACAAAGCGAGGATATAAAGTGAAGTTGGAGAGGGAGGCGAAGAAGTTGCCCACGCCTGAAATTCAAGCCAGCGTTCCA GAAAGTGTTTCATATTGGCTAGATAGTTTAAGACTACCCCAGTACAAGACACTGTTTGAAACAGAGGGATATTCTACTGTTGATGATGTCGAAAGTTTGAAAGGACTCACAGAAGATGACCTACGAGATATAGGCATTACCAGGCGAG CTCACCTCAACCAGTTGATGTTGGGTCTTCGGTACTTGCAGTATCCTAGCAATC TTGACATTCGTATTAACAAGACCAGAGCTCAAATGGAGATTGCTTTGAAAGATAACAGCATCAATGTTCGTGATTCAGAAGAGTACAGTTTTTGGGAGGATTTAGTTGCAAAGAAGCTTAAACCTGAATCTGCAAACCTAAGTAAAGTAGAAGAGCTAAAAAAGAGTCTGAGAGATCTTCGCAACTTCTGTTTGTTAATAGTACTACTTACTAACATCATGTGGATCGTGTTCCTGTACACCTTAGTGTTTGAGGCACTGGCCAAGTATAATCTGCCTGTTCGAGCATTCAGTCTACTGTTTCTGCTTATTTTTAGTGTTATTGTTCTAATCCAGTTTATTGCTATGTTATTTCACCGTTTTATTACTCTGTTACATGTACTAGCAGGGATTAGACCAACTCGCAAAGATATTGCTTCATCTGATTGGGTGGACGTATCCCTTATGCCACAAAGTTGA